One Marinifilum sp. JC120 DNA window includes the following coding sequences:
- a CDS encoding sulfite exporter TauE/SafE family protein, which translates to MGFFNQWGRFMMAGAGYMARWEIDNAKAIMGSKKLRMLLGLMLIPVILGGIAFADDIAPILPDLLGGKKAYSPAFYSFGIFLVSIAIGMGAGLITGCIGAGGGFIIAPALMSAGIKGILAVGTDLFHIFAKAIMGSVIHRKMGNVSVSLATVFLIGAIAGATAGGIINRVLYEINPVLSDAFITTVYSLMLGFLGSYAMYDYLKARKSGFSGDAHGGGEGAELGSISKSLQSVNFPPMVKFDQDLTPGGRQISWIFLVLSGALVGLAAGIMGVGGGFLTFPIFVYVLGVSSMTTVGTDIFQIVFTAGFASISQYAIYGFIFYTLAMGMLLGSLLGIQIGALVTKVVPGVTIRGFYAMAVLAGFVNRIFALPGKLGEMGYIPISPAMGDILNTIGIWAFFVVIGGFSVWVIGTFLKNIKKLKVEGAH; encoded by the coding sequence ATGGGTTTTTTCAATCAATGGGGTAGATTTATGATGGCCGGGGCCGGTTATATGGCCCGCTGGGAAATAGACAACGCCAAGGCAATCATGGGCAGCAAAAAGCTGCGCATGCTTCTGGGGTTGATGCTCATTCCCGTTATTCTAGGCGGTATAGCTTTCGCCGATGACATTGCTCCGATTTTACCGGATCTGCTCGGCGGCAAGAAAGCATACAGCCCTGCTTTCTACAGCTTCGGAATTTTTTTAGTTTCCATTGCCATCGGCATGGGTGCCGGGCTGATCACAGGCTGTATCGGCGCGGGCGGAGGATTCATTATCGCCCCCGCTCTGATGAGTGCGGGGATCAAAGGTATTCTGGCAGTTGGAACAGACCTGTTCCATATTTTTGCCAAGGCGATCATGGGTAGTGTTATTCACCGCAAGATGGGTAATGTATCCGTATCGTTGGCAACCGTATTCCTTATCGGAGCGATTGCGGGAGCCACTGCGGGTGGTATAATCAACCGTGTCCTGTACGAAATTAACCCCGTACTTTCCGACGCATTTATTACCACTGTATATTCCCTCATGCTCGGGTTCCTCGGTTCCTACGCTATGTATGACTACCTGAAGGCACGCAAGTCCGGTTTCAGCGGTGATGCTCATGGCGGCGGCGAAGGTGCTGAGCTTGGTTCCATCTCCAAGTCATTGCAGTCCGTAAACTTCCCCCCCATGGTGAAGTTTGACCAGGACCTCACTCCCGGCGGCCGTCAGATCTCATGGATCTTCCTGGTTCTTTCCGGCGCGCTGGTAGGTCTGGCTGCAGGTATCATGGGCGTAGGCGGCGGCTTTCTGACCTTTCCCATCTTTGTATACGTACTTGGTGTTTCTTCCATGACCACTGTTGGTACTGACATCTTCCAGATTGTTTTTACCGCAGGCTTTGCATCAATCAGCCAGTACGCAATCTACGGCTTCATTTTCTACACCCTTGCTATGGGCATGCTACTCGGCTCCCTGCTGGGTATTCAGATCGGCGCACTGGTAACCAAGGTTGTTCCTGGCGTTACCATCCGCGGCTTCTACGCCATGGCTGTACTGGCCGGCTTCGTGAACCGTATTTTCGCACTTCCCGGCAAGCTTGGTGAAATGGGCTACATTCCCATCTCCCCGGCAATGGGTGACATACTAAACACTATTGGTATCTGGGCCTTCTTCGTGGTCATCGGCGGATTTTCGGTATGGGTAATCGGAACATTCCTCAAGAATATCAAGAAGCTCAAGGTAGAAGGAGCACACTAA
- a CDS encoding response regulator has translation MNEIKILLVDDEKDFSRILARRLSKRGMNVSTASCASEAMETLRLDEMDVVLLDVKMPGKDGVRLLGEIKRLYPQIAVLMLTAHINPDLVISCLSMGASGYLTKPADMDELTEKIANAAPSRKTAPDGGK, from the coding sequence ATGAACGAGATAAAGATTCTTCTGGTTGACGATGAAAAAGATTTCTCCCGTATTCTTGCCCGCAGGCTGAGTAAACGGGGGATGAATGTCAGCACGGCTTCGTGTGCAAGTGAAGCCATGGAGACACTCAGGCTTGATGAGATGGATGTTGTTCTGCTGGATGTCAAAATGCCCGGCAAGGACGGAGTCCGGCTCCTCGGAGAAATAAAACGGCTGTATCCGCAGATTGCGGTCCTGATGCTCACAGCTCACATAAACCCGGATCTGGTGATTTCCTGCCTCTCAATGGGGGCAAGTGGTTACCTGACAAAACCGGCAGATATGGACGAGCTGACGGAAAAGATAGCGAATGCGGCCCCAAGCAGGAAGACTGCTCCGGACGGCGGAAAGTAA
- a CDS encoding response regulator, whose translation MIDATILFVDDEEAFVDAMSKRLERRNMSVHKSFDGDTALRLLSENPGIEVVILDVKMPVKNGLVVLREIKRDYPNVEVIMLTGHATVESAIEGMQNGAFDYLMKPCSIDDLIEKIRAAVKLFHDHEEEEVKARIDDITHRIA comes from the coding sequence ATGATTGATGCAACCATTCTCTTCGTAGACGATGAGGAAGCTTTCGTTGACGCAATGTCTAAAAGGCTGGAACGCAGAAACATGTCGGTACACAAGTCCTTTGACGGAGATACCGCTTTGCGCCTGCTGAGCGAGAATCCGGGAATTGAAGTCGTCATTCTTGATGTCAAAATGCCTGTAAAGAACGGGCTGGTAGTGTTGCGCGAAATCAAGAGAGATTATCCCAACGTGGAAGTAATCATGCTCACAGGACATGCCACCGTGGAATCAGCAATCGAAGGCATGCAGAACGGAGCTTTCGACTACCTGATGAAACCCTGCTCCATCGATGATCTGATCGAAAAAATTCGTGCAGCTGTAAAACTCTTTCATGATCACGAGGAAGAAGAGGTTAAGGCCAGAATCGACGATATAACTCATCGCATTGCTTAG
- a CDS encoding response regulator — protein sequence MENGDKQIRLLIVDDEVGFAEVLRKRMSRRGILVETAYRGEDAVRMLREKEIDAAVLDLKLEGMDGIEILKVFRMLDPKLPVLMLTGHGCEKAVAESIRLGAADYLSKPVDFNLLLEKIKQVCARKEVLNERDKDSSG from the coding sequence ATGGAAAACGGCGACAAACAAATAAGACTGCTCATTGTGGACGATGAAGTTGGTTTTGCGGAAGTACTGCGCAAACGCATGAGCAGGCGGGGCATTCTCGTCGAGACTGCCTACCGCGGTGAAGATGCGGTGAGAATGCTCCGCGAGAAAGAAATAGACGCAGCCGTTCTTGATTTGAAACTTGAGGGAATGGATGGAATAGAAATTTTAAAAGTTTTCAGGATGCTAGACCCGAAACTGCCAGTTTTGATGCTCACTGGCCACGGCTGCGAAAAGGCCGTTGCCGAAAGCATCAGACTGGGAGCGGCGGATTATCTGTCCAAGCCGGTGGATTTCAACCTGCTACTTGAAAAAATAAAGCAGGTATGCGCCCGGAAGGAGGTTCTCAATGAACGAGATAAAGATTCTTCTGGTTGA